The Denticeps clupeoides chromosome 5, fDenClu1.1, whole genome shotgun sequence genome includes a region encoding these proteins:
- the mboat1 gene encoding lysophospholipid acyltransferase 1 — protein MEEESVTFRTTGSARLGPVSDFTGIPLDQVNFLACQFFALLAAFWFRLYLRPQYTSPVIRHAVATILGISVVSFCFGWYAMHILLLVFACYGILAWGRADNIHSYTMVTAVGYLTICQVSRVFIFNYGILSTDFSGPLMMITQKVTMLAFQVHDGSRETDKLTPEQKQLAVVSKPSLLEYLSYNLNFLSILVGPWNNYKDYIDFIEGKHAERRLKRREEPSPMRPVIQKLLICAGCLLFFFTITKAFPVAYNADPDFISQAPFVRRLSYAFFSVQAARSKFYFAWTLADAIHNAAGYGIRGLNEKGEVCWDLISNVNIWGIETATSFKSFIDNWNIQTGIWLKSVCYDRVPYYHTAFTFVLSALWHGVYPGYYFTFLTGIPVTLAARAMRRNFRHHFLCSHWVKLAYDLVTWAATHLAICYTVMPFLLLAVEPTVQYYRSVYFHVHIISILLVVALPNKQGSTKTQHKVQHYNNNIN, from the exons ATGGAGGAGGAAAGTGTCACGTTCAGGACGACGGGGTCTGCGCGGCTCGGTCCCGTCAGCGACTTCACCGGAATCCCGCTGGACCAG GTGAATTTCTTGGCCTGTCAGTTCTTTGCACTCCTTGCCGCCTTTTGGTTCCGCCTGTATCTCCGGCCGCAGTACACCAGCCCTGTCATCCGCCATGCCGTGGCCACCATTCTGGGCATCTCTGTTGTGTCTTTTTGCTTCGGCTG GTATGCAATGCATATCCTCCTCCTGGTATTTGCCTGCTACGGGATATTGGCCTGGGGACGCGCCGATAACATCCACAG TTATACAATGGTCACTGCAGTAGGCTACCTCACAATATGCCAAGTTAGCAGAGTCTTCATCTTCAACTACGGCATCCTGTCGACGGACTTCTCGGG GCCACTGATGATGATAACGCAGAAGGTCACCATGCTAGCCTTTCAGGTGCATGATG GAAGCCGTGAAACAGACAAGCTTACACCTGAGCAGAAACAGCTAGCAGTTGT CTCCAAGCCATCACTGTTGGAATACCTCAGCTACAACCTCAATTTTCTCAGCATTTTGGTGGGGCCCTGGAACAATTACAAGGATTACATTGATTTCATTGAGGGCAAGCATGCTGAGAGGAGACTAAAGAGACGAGAAGAGCCGTCACCAATG aggccTGTCATTCAGAAGCTGCTCATTTGTGCTGGCTGTCTGCTCTTTTTCTTTACCATCACCAAAGCATTCCCGGTAGCATATAATGCTGACCCAGATTTCATCAGCCAGGCCCCTTTCGTTAGAAGATTGTCTTACGCCTTTTTCTCAGTTCAAGCAGCAAGATCAAAATTCTACTTTGCCTGGACTTTAG CTGATGCGATCCATAATGCTGCTGGCTATGGAATTCGAGGCTTAAATGAAAAGGGGGAGGTCTGCTGGGATCTCATTTCCAATGTTAATATTTGGGGAATTGAG ACAGCAACCAGTTTCAAATCATTCATTGATAACTGGAACATTCAGACTGGTATTTGGTTGAAAAG TGTGTGCTATGACCGGGTGCCCTACTACCACACTGCATTCACCTTTGTGCTGTCTGCGTTGTGGCATGGTGTTTACCCCGGATACTACTTCACCTTCCTCACTGGTATCCCCGTCACTCTGGCAGCTAGAGCG ATGCGAAGGAACTTCCGCCACCACTTCCTGTGCTCCCACTGGGTCAAGCTGGCCTATGACCTGGTGACGTGGGCAGCCACACATCTGGCTATCTGTTACACTGTGATGCCCTTCCTGCTGCTAGCTGTGGAACCCACTGTTCAATATTACAG GTCGGTGTACTTTCACGTCCACATCATCAGCATTCTGCTTGTGGTTGCTCTTCCCAACAAACAGGGAAGCACCAAGACCCAGCACAAAGTTCAgcactacaacaacaacataaacTAA